Within the Desulfosalsimonas propionicica genome, the region ATTTCATGCATTACACCGAGCTGGTGGAGCTGGAAATCAACGGTGAACTGGTTGAAAAGTGGGAGTATTCCAATTTCAGCAAGCCTCCTGAGGAAGAGTTTACCGTGCGCTATTTTCACGCCGCAGACCAGGATTTTACGATCAGCGCCCGTGCCGTGTGCAACATGCACGGCAGTCGCAACACAGATGTCGTGAACGTGACCGTGGCATCTGATGCGGCCCCAACCGAAGCAGCCGAATAGATATGAACCCAAACCGAGCGTTTCAAATTTTTACGGCACCATCTGAAATCAGACTTTTTACGGGGCCATCAATTTTTAACAATTGAAACGTTTAGGACAAGATTTTGGAGAGGTGGAAATGATCCTGGCTTTGGGAATTGTCAACCTGGTGCTGGTGGCCTGGCAGCTGACAACCGGACTGCATATCATCCGAATATCGCCGCGCACCCACCGGAAAACCGGGATTCTGCTTGCGGTGACAGCGGTTTTGCACGCGTCTC harbors:
- a CDS encoding desulfoferrodoxin family protein, which produces MKIGRIVGIAVLVLFWVTLTTAFANESAVRIEAPESAQPGQEVEILVHVSHSGNNFMHYTELVELEINGELVEKWEYSNFSKPPEEEFTVRYFHAADQDFTISARAVCNMHGSRNTDVVNVTVASDAAPTEAAE